One genomic window of Pocillopora verrucosa isolate sample1 chromosome 8, ASM3666991v2, whole genome shotgun sequence includes the following:
- the LOC136283038 gene encoding fibrinogen-like protein 1, whose translation MQRLTLLFHSQFLLCWKFATPSAQHLTGTSNPGRLSCLRYGRFENPAKGYSLVNHVIATHTVTCPMDCTWKCLRDARCQSFNYANSGKTCELSDQSKATAPSDFVLRKGITYYEPTTQMEGNGPGCASASCLNGGTCVDACWNPRMFTCVCRQDYKGVYCEKHSGVRSCQQLKTLGANHNGIYKINPDGQGVINVYCDQTTDGGGWTVVQRRSRPYKQTFERTWVEYRVGFGDLSKEFWLGNDNLHRIASSDSILRIELHRTNGKKGYAKYGGFRVADETDKYRCDMSSYEGNIGNGFYGKTNPKLNTRGMRFGTPDQDNDNYSGKCFPHGGWWANQCGEVNPNARLGPFWYPWASYSDLNFSEMKVRHN comes from the exons ATGCAGCGACTCACTTTACTCTTCCATTCTCAGTTTCTCTTGTGCTGGAAGTTTGCAACTCCCTCAGCTCAACATCTAACAGGAACGTCGAATCCTGGTCGGTTGTCTTGTTTAAGATACGGAAGATTCGAAAATCCTGCAAAAG GCTATAGTTTGGTTAATCACGTGATTGCAACACACACCGTCACGTGCCCGATGGACTGCACGTGGAAATGCCTACGGGACGCACGCTGTCAATCGTTTAATTACGCAAACTCAGGGAAAACATGTGAATTAAGCGACCAATCAAAGGCGACAGCCCCAAGTgactttgttttaagaaaaggcaTCACTTACTACGAGCCCACAACACAGATG GAAGGAAATGGACCTGGTTGCGCCTCGGCTTCATGTCTaaatggtggaacatgtgtTGACGCGTGTTGGAATCCCCGAATGTTCACGTGTGTATGTCGACAGGATTATAAAGGAGTGTATTGCGAAAAGCACAGCGGAG TGAGAAGCTGTCAGCAGCTGAAAACCCTGGGAGCGAATCACAATGGcatttataaaatcaacccaGATGGTCAAGGGGTCATAAACGTGTACTGTGACCAAACCACAGATGGAGGTGGGTGGACTGTCGTTCAGAGACGTTCCCGTCCATACAAGCAAACCTTTGAACGAACGTGGGTAGAGTATCGAGTAGGCTTTGGCGACTTGTCCAAAGAattctggcttggaaacgacaACTTGCACCGAATCGCCTCTTCCGACAGCATTCTTCGAATAGAGCTGCACCGAACCAACGGCAAAAAGGGATATGCCAAATATGGTGGGTTTCGGGTAGCTGACGAAACAGATAAGTATCGATGCGACATGAGTTCGTACGAAGGAAACATCGGAAATGGGTTTTATGGTAAGACAAATCCTAAATTGAACACTCGAGGGATGAGATTCGGCACACCAGACCAAGATAACGACAACTACTCTGGCAAGTGTTTTCCTCATGGTGGATGGTGGGCAAACCAGTGTGGTGAGGTTAATCCCAATGCAAGGCTTGGTCCATTCTGGTATCCTTGGGCTTCTTATTCTGACCTAAATTTCTCTGAGATGAAAGTGAGGcataactga